A stretch of DNA from Candidatus Bathyarchaeota archaeon:
GAGGAATACCCTATGGTGCTTTACAAGAAAGCCGCTAAGCTAGGGTTCACCAGTATGAGATTTCCGGAAGAGTACGGCGGCCAGGGATATGGTGTGCTCGAGGATTGTTTGGTGACTGAGGAGATGTGCCGAGCCGACCCTGGACTAGGTGTTGCAGTAACATTTGGAACCCTCATGTTCCCGGATGTGCTACTGAAACATGGAACCGAAGAACAGAGACAAAAATATATTCCACCCTTATGTACAGGCGAAAAAATATGCGCAGCAGCGTTTAGTGAGCCAGAGCATGGAAGCGACATCACACGCATGGACACAACCGCTGTAAAAAGTGGAAACGAATGGGTGATCAATGGCAGCAAAGAGTTCATCACAAATGCTCCTGTTGCGGACTTCTTCTGCGTACTTTGCCAAACAGACCCTAAGGTTACTCCTTCACATAGAGGTGAAAGCATGTTTGCCGTGGATAGAGGCACGCTAGGACTAGATGTTACTAAACTGAAAGGTAAGATGGGAATCAAACCGTGTGTAACAGGTTCTCTTTCATTGAGCGACGTTAAGGTACCTGAAACAAACCTTATCGGCGAGTTAAGCAAAGGTTTCTACTATGCACTTGAACTCTTTGATGAAACTAGGATCGCTGTCGCTGCTCAAGCTGTCGGCATGGCCCAAGGAGCACTTGAACGCGCCTTTAGCTACGCCAAAGAGAGAAAGCAGTTTGGATCGCCAATCATACAGTTTCAGGGCATATCATTCAAGTTAGCTGATATGGCAACGAAAATCGAGACAGCAAGGCTGATCACTTACAAGGCTGCATGGTTGTTCGATCAAGGAAAAATGGATCCAATGATTACTGCCATGGCGAAGGCGTACGCGAGTAGAGTTGCAATGGATGTCACAGACGAAGCTATTCAAATACATGGAGGATATGGCTATCTGGCGGATTATCATGTTGAGCGATTTCACCGTTGTGCAAAGATAACTGAAATCTA
This window harbors:
- a CDS encoding acyl-CoA dehydrogenase gives rise to the protein MDFELTEEQVVIKKAVKEFCEKELTPELALELDEKEEYPMVLYKKAAKLGFTSMRFPEEYGGQGYGVLEDCLVTEEMCRADPGLGVAVTFGTLMFPDVLLKHGTEEQRQKYIPPLCTGEKICAAAFSEPEHGSDITRMDTTAVKSGNEWVINGSKEFITNAPVADFFCVLCQTDPKVTPSHRGESMFAVDRGTLGLDVTKLKGKMGIKPCVTGSLSLSDVKVPETNLIGELSKGFYYALELFDETRIAVAAQAVGMAQGALERAFSYAKERKQFGSPIIQFQGISFKLADMATKIETARLITYKAAWLFDQGKMDPMITAMAKAYASRVAMDVTDEAIQIHGGYGYLADYHVERFHRCAKITEI